The following are encoded together in the Parabacteroides chongii genome:
- a CDS encoding ABC transporter ATP-binding protein, producing the protein MLQAIDLTKRYEDGNLALDALNLEIKPGEIFFLLGANGAGKTTSINIFLNFIEPTSGHALIDGIDVMEKPLETKNHVAFVSENVMLYGNFTARQNLDFFARLGGKTNLTKDDYYNVMRRVGLQEEAFERKLKTFSKGMRQKVGLAIAIIKDANNIVMDEPTTGLDPKSAAELMQILINLRNAGKSILMCTHDLFRAKAVADRVGIMKEGRLVMLRSREEFLQDDLERIYLDYMQEAILE; encoded by the coding sequence ATGTTACAAGCTATCGATTTAACAAAGAGATACGAAGACGGCAACCTGGCTTTGGATGCCTTGAATCTGGAAATCAAACCGGGAGAAATATTCTTCCTGCTGGGTGCTAACGGCGCCGGAAAAACCACTTCCATCAATATCTTCCTGAACTTTATCGAACCGACTTCGGGTCATGCCCTGATCGACGGTATCGACGTTATGGAAAAACCGCTGGAAACTAAGAACCATGTCGCTTTCGTTTCTGAAAACGTAATGCTCTACGGTAACTTCACCGCCCGTCAGAACCTCGACTTCTTTGCCCGCCTGGGAGGGAAGACCAATCTGACGAAAGACGATTATTATAACGTCATGCGCCGTGTCGGCCTTCAGGAAGAAGCCTTCGAACGCAAGCTGAAGACATTCTCCAAAGGTATGCGTCAGAAAGTAGGTCTTGCCATCGCCATCATCAAGGATGCCAACAACATCGTCATGGACGAACCGACTACCGGACTCGATCCCAAGAGTGCAGCCGAACTGATGCAGATACTGATCAACCTGCGCAATGCCGGTAAAAGTATCCTGATGTGTACCCACGACCTCTTCCGTGCCAAGGCGGTAGCCGATCGTGTCGGTATCATGAAAGAAGGGCGCCTGGTCATGCTCCGTAGCCGCGAAGAGTTCCTGCAGGACGACCTGGAACGGATCTATCTGGACTATATGCAGGAAGCTATTTTAGAATAA
- a CDS encoding TolC family protein: MKRKLLVSLLMGFALAGHAETETPRTISYDEAIRIALGESYTVKYYKEDMDATRYSYLYTKAQFKPLLNFDFFTPSWTEELTEISQADGLPVYNSTGSLQVGGNLNFTYVLPTGGNFALSSKMYWENYRTTLSQQDYAELKRDQVYSRFALSFNQPIFTANKLKENMKVAELDYKKSTCYFTRVQMDIVYNVTDAFYNVYKLAYEHKINQDRLVNSREAYRITKLKQETGNLPEGEMLIAEITVAQDEARVMESEGKLSTAKDQFKLLIGLPLNEEIDLKADMEFEAFIVDMQQAIDEALRNRMEIKENNLDIELQAIEVKRAKREREFKGNISAYYDFTGLSTRDGGTVGQLVGSSFDNMRDRPSNRGIALTVSYPLLDWGRARNQVRREEVRLKQRKLNLDNTERTIEQEIREIVRSVYEAEKRYRINRRNQEVAIQSYRISQMRFENGDMTSQELSIEQERLSQVQLAYIDSYITYRLSVADLNRKTMYDFEHNRSFLPEDRELVAK; encoded by the coding sequence ATGAAAAGAAAATTACTGGTATCTCTGTTAATGGGATTTGCTTTGGCAGGGCATGCTGAAACGGAAACACCCCGTACAATTTCTTACGATGAAGCGATACGGATCGCTTTGGGCGAGAGTTATACGGTGAAATATTATAAGGAAGATATGGATGCCACCCGTTATTCTTATCTGTACACCAAGGCGCAGTTCAAGCCGTTGCTTAACTTCGATTTCTTTACTCCTTCATGGACGGAAGAGCTGACGGAGATTTCGCAGGCGGACGGCCTGCCGGTGTATAACTCCACCGGTTCCCTGCAGGTGGGAGGCAATCTGAATTTTACCTACGTATTGCCGACCGGCGGTAATTTTGCCCTCAGTTCTAAAATGTATTGGGAGAATTACCGGACTACGCTTTCACAACAGGATTATGCGGAGCTGAAACGCGACCAGGTGTACAGTCGTTTCGCCCTCTCTTTCAACCAGCCCATCTTTACGGCGAATAAACTGAAAGAGAACATGAAGGTGGCTGAACTGGATTATAAGAAAAGTACCTGTTATTTCACCCGTGTCCAAATGGATATCGTATATAATGTAACGGATGCTTTTTATAATGTATATAAACTGGCGTACGAGCACAAGATCAACCAGGACCGTCTGGTCAACTCCCGTGAGGCTTATCGCATCACCAAGCTGAAACAGGAAACGGGTAATCTTCCCGAAGGGGAAATGCTGATTGCCGAGATCACCGTAGCGCAGGATGAGGCGCGCGTGATGGAAAGCGAAGGTAAGCTGTCTACGGCAAAGGACCAGTTCAAATTGCTGATAGGCTTGCCTCTGAACGAAGAGATCGACCTGAAGGCGGACATGGAGTTCGAGGCCTTTATTGTCGATATGCAGCAGGCGATCGACGAAGCATTGCGCAACCGAATGGAGATCAAGGAAAACAATCTCGACATCGAGCTGCAGGCGATCGAAGTGAAGCGTGCCAAACGCGAACGGGAGTTTAAAGGCAACATTTCCGCTTACTATGATTTTACCGGATTAAGTACGCGCGACGGCGGCACGGTCGGTCAGCTGGTCGGTTCTTCGTTTGACAACATGCGCGACCGTCCGTCTAACCGGGGAATAGCCCTGACGGTCTCTTATCCGCTTCTGGACTGGGGACGCGCCAGGAATCAGGTCCGCCGTGAAGAGGTCCGCCTGAAGCAGCGCAAGCTGAACCTCGACAATACCGAACGTACCATCGAACAGGAGATACGCGAGATCGTCCGCAGCGTGTATGAGGCCGAGAAGCGTTACCGCATCAACCGCCGGAACCAGGAAGTGGCGATACAGAGTTACCGGATCAGCCAGATGCGTTTTGAGAACGGCGATATGACGAGCCAGGAACTTTCCATCGAGCAGGAACGCCTTTCGCAGGTACAGCTCGCCTACATCGACAGCTATATCACGTACCGTCTTTCTGTGGCGGATCTGAACCGTAAGACGATGTATGACTTCGAACATAACCGTAGCTTCCTGCCGGAAGACAGGGAATTAGTTGCAAAGTAA
- a CDS encoding NEW3 domain-containing protein codes for MIRKIPLILAALLLVCSVRAQGDDEASLLLDLKKTRADYEVAKQKYQNDTKLYNEKAISANDFNRSKNELLSKEVDYQKLILKLISQQSYITVERAVKYQDQRGERKVKITLKSALEGNEEYLSQFKEHFDVFTPEMRSGKIYNIYVSLVDNESKTIIGSPYEYRVPSIELGKVATADFELLKDAENLTVSLNYNNRKDEKNIYLKKDASVNVIDISSMQFSQEADLSSKATYDLTLERFSTSDDVYRLEVLDLPRQITYDFMDGESKVTQIKFAQGVNIKKLSLQVYLPDRDDQQVVIDQPIKFQVQTVSASNGEKAGSENLEIIPRGKGKIEVRANNLYHETTVGKEVTMDVTVRNGGSRRLDNIKLTTEKPLGWDTRIEPDVISSLDPEKEMTVQVTIIPPKDGGVGAQEVKIKTEAMADNRKVDTEDKTVRIQVNAATSIFGTIFLILLLVGFVGGIVWFGMKLSKR; via the coding sequence ATGATTAGAAAGATTCCGCTTATACTGGCGGCATTACTGCTGGTTTGCAGCGTTCGTGCACAAGGGGACGATGAGGCTTCCTTGCTGCTCGACCTGAAGAAGACGCGTGCGGATTATGAAGTAGCGAAACAGAAGTATCAGAACGATACGAAGTTGTATAATGAGAAAGCCATCTCAGCCAACGATTTCAACCGTTCGAAGAATGAGTTGCTGAGTAAGGAGGTGGATTATCAGAAGCTGATCCTGAAACTGATCTCGCAGCAGAGTTACATCACGGTAGAGCGTGCCGTGAAATATCAGGACCAGCGTGGCGAACGCAAGGTAAAGATCACCCTGAAAAGTGCGCTGGAAGGGAATGAAGAGTATCTGAGCCAGTTCAAGGAACATTTCGATGTTTTTACACCCGAGATGCGTTCCGGTAAGATATATAATATATATGTATCGCTGGTGGATAACGAATCGAAGACGATTATCGGTTCGCCGTATGAGTACCGTGTGCCGTCTATCGAACTGGGAAAGGTGGCGACTGCCGATTTTGAATTGCTGAAAGATGCGGAAAACCTTACGGTGTCATTGAACTACAATAACCGCAAGGATGAGAAGAACATCTATCTGAAGAAAGATGCCAGTGTGAACGTGATCGATATCTCCTCCATGCAGTTCAGTCAGGAAGCGGACCTGAGCAGCAAGGCGACGTATGACTTGACACTCGAACGTTTCTCTACCTCGGATGATGTATATCGTCTGGAAGTGCTCGACCTGCCGCGTCAGATCACTTACGACTTTATGGACGGAGAAAGTAAGGTAACCCAGATCAAATTTGCGCAGGGCGTAAACATAAAGAAGTTATCTTTGCAGGTATATTTACCCGACCGCGATGACCAGCAAGTAGTGATCGATCAGCCGATCAAGTTCCAGGTTCAGACTGTTTCTGCTTCTAACGGCGAGAAGGCGGGTAGCGAAAATCTTGAGATCATCCCTCGCGGGAAAGGAAAGATCGAAGTGCGTGCAAACAACCTCTACCACGAAACAACCGTAGGAAAAGAAGTAACAATGGATGTGACCGTGCGTAACGGCGGTAGCCGTCGCCTGGACAACATCAAGCTGACTACCGAGAAGCCGTTGGGCTGGGATACCCGTATCGAACCGGATGTGATCAGCAGCCTGGATCCGGAAAAGGAAATGACCGTACAGGTCACCATCATCCCGCCGAAAGATGGTGGAGTAGGTGCCCAGGAAGTAAAGATCAAGACGGAAGCCATGGCAGATAACCGCAAGGTGGATACGGAAGACAAGACGGTCCGCATACAGGTGAATGCCGCCACATCTATCTTCGGGACAATCTTTTTGATCCTGTTGCTGGTGGGCTTTGTGGGCGGAATCGTCTGGTTCGGGATGAAACTTAGTAAGCGGTAA
- a CDS encoding ABC transporter permease subunit, which yields MIWLIAKKDFLLNLLSVRFIIGFVLCLLVIPFTIIVSVDNYENQVRVYKIEQAQADRELKESRVWSAVRPTIVQEPEPLSIFSTGIMTNVGNKVKIAFWEYPLFPSGHTITRDNPSLNAFFSIDFSKVIAILISLLALVFSYDAITREREDGTMKLTFTGQVSRISFLIGKLLGLLLILLPILLFCYLLACLIIVVNPGISFSASDWGGVTLLFLTSVIYMMVFLLLGMFISSRVTHSSSSIIISLLCWIWFLFLMPNIATYLSQGISKAPLYDNVQAAMSDYDDTYMKEYQEEWPRAAQRVNMKSLSYNNCNGDGLEYLELAGGPRETPLFHQQMQIWATPVMLNNADKKWALQRDYLDGLMRQQHLQQVIAWLSPSELFSQTTDALCHTNANCFLKYMESIRNYRESLITYFKDHKLFESISYFTGQKLEEFPTRAELDTGDQEAQRRYERGNSEFPYLDTGSVPRYIPQPVTLSAALGDALGRLCALLGLAIVLLVGTIVSFMKYDVR from the coding sequence ATGATTTGGTTAATAGCAAAGAAAGATTTCCTGCTGAACTTGTTGTCAGTCAGGTTTATTATAGGGTTTGTGCTCTGCCTCCTGGTAATTCCGTTCACGATCATTGTCAGTGTGGACAATTACGAGAACCAGGTTCGCGTCTATAAGATCGAACAGGCGCAGGCGGACAGGGAATTGAAAGAGAGCCGGGTGTGGTCGGCGGTACGTCCTACCATCGTTCAGGAGCCTGAACCTCTGAGTATTTTTAGTACGGGCATAATGACGAATGTGGGAAACAAGGTAAAGATCGCTTTTTGGGAATATCCGTTGTTTCCTTCGGGTCATACGATTACGCGTGATAACCCGTCATTGAATGCCTTTTTCTCGATAGACTTTTCAAAGGTTATCGCTATCCTTATTTCGTTGCTGGCACTCGTATTCTCATACGATGCCATCACCCGTGAACGGGAAGACGGAACGATGAAGCTGACATTTACCGGGCAGGTGAGCCGTATCTCCTTTCTGATAGGTAAGTTGCTCGGACTGTTGCTGATATTGCTTCCTATATTGTTGTTCTGTTATCTGCTTGCCTGTCTGATTATCGTGGTCAATCCGGGAATCTCCTTTTCTGCTTCCGACTGGGGAGGGGTGACATTACTGTTCCTGACTTCTGTCATTTATATGATGGTGTTCCTTTTGTTGGGTATGTTTATCTCCAGCAGGGTTACGCATTCGTCTTCATCCATCATCATTAGCTTATTGTGCTGGATTTGGTTCCTTTTCCTGATGCCCAATATTGCCACTTATCTGTCGCAGGGTATCTCGAAAGCACCTCTATATGACAATGTTCAGGCTGCGATGAGTGATTATGACGATACCTATATGAAGGAGTATCAGGAAGAATGGCCGCGCGCTGCTCAACGGGTGAATATGAAATCCCTAAGTTACAATAATTGTAATGGGGATGGTCTGGAATATCTGGAACTGGCCGGAGGGCCGCGGGAAACGCCCCTGTTTCATCAACAGATGCAGATTTGGGCTACTCCGGTCATGTTGAATAATGCGGATAAGAAATGGGCTTTGCAACGCGATTACCTGGATGGGTTGATGCGGCAGCAACACCTGCAACAGGTGATCGCCTGGTTGTCTCCCTCCGAATTGTTTAGCCAGACGACGGATGCTTTGTGTCATACCAATGCGAATTGTTTTCTGAAATATATGGAGAGTATCCGGAATTACCGGGAGAGCCTTATTACTTATTTCAAAGATCATAAGTTGTTTGAATCCATCTCTTACTTTACGGGACAAAAGCTGGAGGAATTTCCTACCCGTGCCGAATTGGATACAGGAGACCAAGAGGCACAAAGGAGATATGAAAGAGGAAACAGTGAATTTCCATATTTGGATACCGGTAGTGTACCTCGTTATATTCCTCAGCCGGTAACACTTTCCGCTGCTTTGGGCGATGCACTGGGACGCTTATGTGCCTTGCTGGGGTTGGCGATCGTATTGTTGGTCGGAACAATCGTGTCGTTTATGAAATATGATGTCAGATAA